A stretch of Fusarium poae strain DAOMC 252244 chromosome 2, whole genome shotgun sequence DNA encodes these proteins:
- a CDS encoding hypothetical protein (SECRETED:SignalP(1-19)~TransMembrane:3 (n2-10c15/16o25-47i59-80o107-126i)), producing MLFLLAIMITMCACRHVGGTQVSRAFVWSNLVLVFFVLFSVHALYYLKVTVSRRDITDYLLTWTLMMVSWCLLIVNVAYWSHSFCRCRHRPESAGDELEYCITTVDWGGWWIIVVCCALSMFHLSCEWSYRYLTARGGYLSQF from the exons ATGCTGTTCCTGTTAGCAATAATGATCACCATGTGCGCTTGCAGACACGTGGGTGGGACACAAGTGTCGAGGGCATTTGTTTGGTCCAACCTGGTTTTG GTGTTTTTCGTGTTATTTAGTGTTCATGCGCTTTATTATCTCAAGGTCACCGTTTCGAGGCGCGACATTACCGATTATCTCCTCACATGGACACTGATGATGGTATCTTGGTGTCTCCTGATTGTGAACGTGGCCTACTGGTCCCACTCGTTTTGCCGGTGCCGACATCGACCTGAATCAGCTGGTGATGAACTCGAATACTGCATTACTACTGTCGATTGGGGCGGATGGTGGATCATTGTGGTCTGCTGTGCATTGTCGATGTTCCACTTGTC GTGCGAATGGTCCTACCGATACTTGACTGCGAGGGGTGGATATCTTAGCCAGTTTTGA